The sequence AGGTCAGGGCCATTTCGTTTCTGCAGAATTCTACCGCACTCTCCAACAGATCACTTGTTAATACGGTGAAAATGACAGCGGGTCACCATCAATCCATCGATGGTATTTAAGCACAAATCACTTTCCGGCCTCAAAAAATCACCAGGGGCCGTCCAACGGAAACGGCACCGCCTGCGAATCAGAGCGAATTTACCCGATCAACATCACCAATAAATCCCCCGCAAAAAATATCCAGCAGTAAATACAAATCCAAGAGAGAAAATCGGTTATAGATACAGGTCAATTCGTCAAATCACCTTTTTTTTCTGCTGAATCTCACTGGTGGTGAATCGATAAATATTAATTTACATGGTGCCGGAGCCCGGCCGGCAGCTCGGCATGGCATGTAGAGGAGCTTCTTCCACGCATGGTGACTTATATATTTGGAATACTAAATTTTCATTAGATGCcctatgcacctggacggagggagcaaGTTATGACTTATGAGAGGTTCTTCAATTGCAGACTACTACATTCCTCATTATTGCATAAATTACACGCATATAGTTGTAACTGGCTTGATTTCTTGATTATTTTGCTGAAGGTGCATCTGGCTGATTCTGGGGCAGTGCAGCTTGAAATGCCGGAATTTTCATGTATGCGTCGTGAAGTCGCGACAATATTGGGTACTTCGTCTGTAAGAAAAGGAAAGCTTGTTGCTGTTGGATTTCTGAGTTGTAGGGTGAGAGCAGCAGAAATCTTAATTTGCACAGAGAATATCAGAGAGAAAGTGAGTACCATATCAATCTGGAAGCGATTGATGGCGGCATGGATCTGTGGGGCTAGACACACATCTCCCTGCCAAGGCCACGAATGTACATGTATCAGAATATATAGCTCAAGATTAGTAAGTACTAGCACATTTAGTAATAATAGTGACATGCTAATTAAGGAAATTGGGAGTCCGGAATCAATTTGATCATGTTGACTTGGAAGTTCATTTCGAGGTGACTGATCAAGGCAAAGCATCAAACATGTATCAGTGAAGAAGTGTGTAGGTTCAGAAACACAAACCAAATGGACTTCATCTCCAACGCAATATTTGCTGTCACATCCATCCAAAAGCTTTTCGATTGCTGCAACAGATAATAAGAGCAGACCAAGAGTAAGATTATTTTGGTCAACTGAACATATAATAAGCATGGTTGATGGGGGTCAGAACTCAGGACAGCACAACTGAACATATCTCTGTCGCATATGATGGAAGAATGTCTGAGAAAAGGAAAGCCTAGAAGACAAAAAAGAGATTCTGAATTCCCCTTCTCTCAAATATGCAGGTATGTAACTGTGCAGACAGTATGTTGCGAAATATCGCACCTCTGAAGCCCTTGTCAATATAACGTTGAACCACCTCAAGGCTCTCATCGGGGCTCAACCTACCCTCATGTAAACCCTGCAAAGTAAACAAATATTGCACACACACGCTATCAAACTCGTACTCGTATGATCATTGAGAAGACGAAATCTTGTCAGCGGTAGCTAACTCTCGAAAAAACCCACAATTACGCCGTAGCCTTGGAGAGGTTGGATGCTTGAGCAAACTATGTTCGCAATCTGCAACAAGCAAATAATGTAATTAGCTAGTCCATATGGAGTTACCGATAAGTGTGCTGAATAACTATGGTTCGGAAAAGAGTGCTGAACAACCATGGTTCATGTGATTAACAAGATACAGAAGTAGAACTATAGAAGagatttttctagaaaaaataacTAAAGAAGATCTTGAGCCGGACATATACCTGAAGATCAAGACCTTTCGTTTTGATATCTTTAGGTACGAGAGGATGCTGAGGATACTTATCCTCCAGATACTGCTCAGTGCAGAAGAAAGACACTTGTTAACTAGTAACAGAGGGACAGGAATGCTGAAGAAACACATTCTTAATCCACTGAAGCAAGAATTGTGACTCACCAACATGATAGCGAGAGAATCAGATAGAACAAAGTCCCCATCTACCAATGCTGGTATGTATTTGATCGGGTTTATTTTTTCATAGTCTGCAATAAGAAATCCATAACGGTGAATTCTCCTAAAACAGAATACAAATTATGCGTTTTTCAACATTCCGTAGATTTCAGCATTGGGAATAGATGGGTACAATATGCATTGCAATTGTATCATTGATCAAGCCAAGATTTTCATCATCAAAGATGGTGCACAAAGTTGTTATAGCAGACTAAGCTAATGTCCAGGGAAGGAATAGTCTATGCGCAGTTCCCTGCAGATTAGGCGGCTACTAGCCTAGTAATAAGGCATAAGTAGGCATCATGAGGCAACATCTATCACATTTTACATGTAAACTGAACACGAtcatatttcattcatcacatcaaCTCTGACAGTTGCCATTTTGAGCTCT comes from Triticum aestivum cultivar Chinese Spring chromosome 5B, IWGSC CS RefSeq v2.1, whole genome shotgun sequence and encodes:
- the LOC543412 gene encoding glutathione S-transferase; this encodes MAAAKPILYGAWISSCSHRVRIALNLKGVDYEYKAVNPRTDPDYEKINPIKYIPALVDGDFVLSDSLAIMLYLEDKYPQHPLVPKDIKTKGLDLQIANIVCSSIQPLQGYGVIGLHEGRLSPDESLEVVQRYIDKGFRAIEKLLDGCDSKYCVGDEVHLGDVCLAPQIHAAINRFQIDMTKYPILSRLHDAYMKIPAFQAALPQNQPDAPSAK